One segment of Ziziphus jujuba cultivar Dongzao chromosome 12, ASM3175591v1 DNA contains the following:
- the LOC107429098 gene encoding uncharacterized protein LOC107429098 — protein sequence MEDLWKRAKGFAEEAAKKSQNLTNSTKISDIVSETAKKSRELAAEASKQADLLKTAAFKQADQIKSFSSDILVLPPQLSSLSISNSLSSSSSSSSSSSHEPSQSELIKFGLADDLIVFVKGLTSTTFQSFPIQDEMEGSESDVPATASNVRKDLTEWQERHATLILTTVKEMSRLRYELCPRVMKERRFWKIYFTLVSSYVAPYEKRYVEEIKLKEAEKMKDEHAKQTPSVGGTDQSEGIEKNLKGKTSKSSSAEQDLDTFLLGDLEDSDGGSDDGEGSFDDDFDKIDNSDVEDEKHTNK from the exons ATGGAGGATCTATGGAAGAGAGCCAAAGGCTTCGCCGAAGAAGCAGCGAAGAAATCTCAAAACCTCACGAACTCAACCAAAATCTCCGATATAGTCTCTGAAACTGCTAAGAAATCCAGAGAATTGGCTGCCGAAGCTTCTAAGCAAGCCGATCTCCTCAAAACGGCGGCGTTTAAACAAGCCGATCAGATCAAATCCTTCTCCTCTGATATCCTCGTTTTACCTCCTCAGCTTTCTTCTCTTTCCATTTCCAACTCCTTGTCatcatcgtcttcttcttcttcttcttcatcccaTGAGCCTTCTCAGTCCGAACTCATCAAGTTCGGCCTCGCCGACGATCTCATTGTCTTCGTTAAGGGACTCACTTCAACCACTTTCCAGAGCTTCCCGATCCAAG ATGAAATGGAGGGGTCTGAATCGGATGTTCCAGCTACCGCCTCGAATGTGCGGAAAGATCTGACCGAATGGCAAGAACGGCATGCCACTCTGATCCTCACTACTGTTAAG GAGATGTCAAGGTTAAGATATGAATTGTGTCCACGAGTTATGAAAGAAAGGAGATTCTGGAAGATATATTTTACCCTTGTTAGCAGTTACGTTGCCCC ATATGAGAAGCGGTACGTGGAGGAGATTAAGCTCAAAGAAGCAGAGAAAATGAAAGATGAACATGCCAAGCAAACACCATCAGTTGGAGGGACTGACCAATCGGAAGGTATAGAGAAGAACCTGAAGGGTAAAACATCAAAGTCATCATCAGCTGAGCAAGACTTGGATACTTTCCTTTTGGGAGATCTTGAAGATAGTGATGGGGGTTCAG ATGATGGTGAAGGGAGctttgatgatgattttgacaAGATTGACAATTCG GATGTTGAAGAtgagaaacatacaaacaaatgA